CTTCCTTATTGCCGAGATCGCCGAATCGCTTATCCGAGCGGATAATAAAAAGGACGATGAGCCCTCCGTGGAGGATGGAGCCTCCTACATGCCGCGCTCTCGCGCAGCATCCAACGCAGGACCACTCGCGGAACACTTTCGAGTAACGAGTGCGTAACAAGTCTTCTTGAGAGTGCGTCCACCTTTGCATACCGATAGCCCTCTTTCCCTCTACCTTCCCGTCCACCCTCCTCTCGCAGGTGTggaatttttttcctctcgtTCCTATATCGCACTTTGATGCGTACTTTTGGCCACAGGAAGCCCCGTAGACGTTCAAATTGCCGATACCGTGACCGTGAATAAAAATCGCGTACGCGCGCCAACGATTTTTTACGCGGCTCGACAACTTCATATTATTCAACCATTCGGAAAATAAATGAACAACCTTGCAAACTAATAAATTAcaacacaataaaatatcaaaaaaatttgctaacaataagatattcaaaaagaaaaagatactacatataaatatgaataagagctaaaattaattgcagctGATAAAGCATCGTAAAAATATGCTCATAAATAAAACGAATTGATCTGTTTGCAATAATTGAAATCACAACAAGAGgcttcaaaaatatctttgagaTTTCATTCGATGTTTGCGCCTTCCTTATTTTCCACGAAGTAATGACAGTTGAAAAACAGTTTCGACAATTCACTGAGCTATCTTTATCCTTATTGAATTTAACGGAGCAATATCAATCCCGAGCAAAGATCTTAAAATCTTGAATCTTTGGAACAcgtgtttaataaattgaacatCCGATCTGAAAGGGTTAAAGGGTTCTAAATTCGCCCGGTAACAATATACAGCGCCTAAACCTCTCAAAAACcggcgaagaaaaaaaacagcaGGACAGGACGAATGATCACCACGAGCGTGCATGCATCCTTTAGGTGCATCCTAAATCTCATCCAATGAGAAGTCCTCGAGTCCTCGAAAAAGAAGTAGGAGGAGGAAGGCGCAAAGAGGAGGAGGAACGAATCGGTGCGAAAGCAACGGTCGCGAGCACTTCCTGCGCAACAAGAAGAGGGTCCTACGCGGCGGAACGCGCGTAATTGAGGTCCTGCGATCCCTACAGGGAGTGGCGGTGGGGGCCGCCCTATGTAAGGCCCTGGAAGCGACCAGGTCCAGCCCATCCAGCATCAAGAACACTGCGCGTCAGGATTCTCACTGTCGATTGTCGGTGTCGATTATCGTTCTTCCGGATTATTCGCGAGAAAGACATCTTTGAGAAAGAAGAACTTTTTCGTCCTGGTGAAGGGCGTCGACCCTTCTCGACAAGCAAGAAAACGACGAGGAAAACGAAGAAAACACCGAGAAGAAGATGAGGGTGAACGTGACATTGGTTTTTGTGATCCTTGTTCTAGGACTCGCTGACGCTGCAAGAAGAAGGGTCAGATCAACGACGGCAGAAGCGCCGAAGACGACGCCGGCATCGTTTGTTGGTAGGCAACTCTCGTTCGCCGAACAGCCCGAAGGTCAGTGTTTAACAACTTTAGAATCGTGAGTTTCGTGAAAAATTTCTGTGTAACGCAACGATAACGTAACGTTACGAGAAGtattacattaatgttaattttcttGGTATAAAAACGTGTCAAACATCTAAACAATGCTTTAATTTTTgagtaatacttttttaaatatcttccgcgttttaatattgatttattttaaagttttataatttctccaaattatatatatttgcttatatataaatttaatattcacaaTAGCTTTGAGATTACTCTTTTATCAAAGCTATATGTgctataattttaagaaaatcaaTATTCCACGTCAATAAAActgaagatataaaaatattatgcaaatatccaCTTTTACTAACGTTTAATTCCTAATTTCAATTGCGTACGAgctaatataattaactaggtcttaataataaaatcatatcatCCTAATAAATCGTTATTGTCGACGATGATAAATGTCTCGCGCGTCGAAAAACATGCATAAATCAAATTTCAGAACTAGAGACTCTGTGGGACAATTTCGACATTCAGAGGCTGGATTCGCGTTCGGAGATCTGGAAGAATCGCAACAACGCATCGGAAAATAACCACGATGAGAACATTTTCAGCAGCGGCAGGCAATACCCGGGTCTTCCGAGCAATCCGGGCGACACAAACGAGCTTCCGAGTCCCATTTCGCCGCCACCGTCGAAACCGCCGCCACCCAGACCTCCGCCGGGCTGCCTGGGCCAGAGGGGCCAGTATGAGAGCCCCGCTAGTTGCGCCAATTATCTGAACTGCTGGGATGATGTGGTGATCGAACAGACCTGCCCGGCAGGGCTGCTCTTCAACGCCATCACCGGTTACTGCGATTTCGCGTCCAACGTCAACTGCGGCAATCGGGCGCCCCCCACGCCAAGTGAGTGCGATCGATAATTACGCGACGCGAATCGCCCGTTCACGCTTCGCGATGGTAATCACGATGGCCAATTCGATTGCCTTCTAATCGCGGCGTTCGTTTTAAGTCAGTGATTCTCAAAGTGAATTTATATTCGGGGGAAAAACGATAACAGTTAACGTAGATGTatcaaacttttaaatatttttgattattcttGCAAAAGTTGTATTGAAACgttatattttccaaatgccataaaaatataattataaagatcgaagaagtaaaaaaaataataattttgttgcttGGTAGAACCAGCACTAGCGACAGGATCGAAACAGTGCCCGGACCCGAATGGACGTTACAGAAGCTCGACCAACTGCTCGGAATTCTACATATGTGTCGGAGGCAAACCCATCAAATTCGGCTGTCCTCGCGGCCTAGTCTACAGTGatgtaagaatttattttaaaaaaacgcaaaTGCTTGTAGAATTTTAAATCGTCGTTGAAAATAACATCATGACGTGCACGGTGCCACTTAAGATAGATTTAGCGGGCGAAAAGTTAaggaaatgcaaaataatccCACGCTAgaaaaaaacaagttaaatttgattcagatcttataaatatttcaacattaaGAACtgctcaaatatttattttaatgttattattttcgaagaatttatacaattttcgaAAGATgctaaaaatacgaaaattctAAAGTAAGATCCAAcacttctatattttatttctacattctttgtatttttttttctgtattaattttaaaaaaatattttattgcgaaatGTCGACATAGATTCTATATACTTAATCTTTCGTTCATATAAATCCaatttatataagatattttacaaaaatatttataaaattagtgTATCAATTTCCATAGCTGTTCTATCTTAGTCAAGGAAAATTAGCAATGTATCATAATTTCAGACTTTATCTTTCAGCTACTAAACGTTTGCGACTATACTTATAATGTGGACTGCAAAGGCGCAGCCACGCCAAATCCACCGCCAAAGCAGCCGTCGACTGAATCTCCGGAGTCACCTTCGCAACCATCTCCTACTCTACAGCCTGCTAATCCCTCTCAGTTACCCACTAGACCCCCTCAACCACCCACTAGGCCTCCTCAACCACCGACTAGGCCTCCCCAACCACCCACTAGGCCTTCTCAACCACCGACTAGACCTCCTCAACCACCTACTAGACCCCCTCAACCGCCAAGTTCACCTCCAACGCCCGTGACTAATCCACCTCAACCACCAAGCTATCCCACTCAACCACCAAGCTATCCCACTCAACCACCAAGCTATCCCACTCAACCACCGGTCTATCCTGCTCAACCAACCTATCCCCCTGCGCCACCATCTTATCAGCCGCAGCCTTATCCACCGCCTCCCGCGTATTCCGGAAATCCCTGGCTAAGCAGGATTGATCCCTGGCATCAACGATCATCAACGTCTCAGTTGGAaatcgagaaagaaaaaagcaaaCAGCAACTATTAATCGATAGTGAATTGCTGAGCGATCAGCCCGCGGCACACGAGACGGAAACGTCTAGCGTGGTGAACCCGTGGACTCTATTCCAGGTGATACCACCCGAACTATTGAATGCTCAATGTAACAACGGTGACATACACAGACTCAACGATGCCTGCACCAACGTAGTGGTTTGTAGAAACAACAGGCCTCAGATGGTGAACTGTTCGCCGGGATTCTCGTACGATAAGCCATCGGATTCCTGCAAAGCCTTCAGCGTTGCCAAATGGTAAGATATATCTTTCTCACATGCACGcagtaaaaatctttaattgtatttaacattcagattttaactaaaaaacaaattaaataaaaatatgtactatCATTCAAACTaatgagataatttttttgtttcagctAATCGACGAGCTCTTTGGACGCGCATCGATGaaacttcaataaaataacttttatcaaATTGCCATATTAATTATCTCCTATTAGTTGTCGCCATctgtgcaataatattatttaatagaaatttcgaTAACTGAAAAGTTACGAATAAgcaaatttaaagataattttgcgaaaataataatCCAAAACCTTAAgatgaaataaatagatataattaatagtatttagtatctttctttgtaatttttactcaTCTTTTAATAtagcattttaaagaaagcGAAAACTTTTGATTGAAACTATTAATCCcatctgtaaataaatataagctAAAGCAGCTAtctgatttttcaaattttaatcccAATTTTTTCcccaatatattttatagataaatataagtaaataaaaaatagatttaaatcaGAActgaatttaaattgaaaattaaattgcgatagattttggaaaaaagcaatttaaccatttttaaaattttgccaaaaagaaactaattttataagaaatttcttTTGATGGTAAATAGTTTGCAGAAATCATGCACTTTAAGTACTTTATGTTAGAATCACCAGATTGCAGCACGCGTTCTTCATGTTCTCCAAAGGATAAGAAGTCAAAGAAGATGATAAAAACGAGAAGACAATCGGAGAAATAACTAAGAATAAAGCATAATTGAAccacagaaaaaaatgtatcacggaatatattatatatacataattatttcctCATATCAAAACGATCTTACGTTGTTCGATATACCGGCACGTAATTAGAACACAACGCGTTTTTTTGTGCCTCTAGAGAGCGTGCGCTACCACGCATCTCTCTTAATTTCTTCAAAGGATTCTTTAGTTTCTCCGCTAAGCGATCTTTTGCACCGTTTAGCGAATTTATTGGATCGTAACAACAACTCGAGTTTAATGCTCGTCCTAATTTTCACGCCATCATGAAATGTAAGTTTTAGTTTCacattatacaattattaacatGCGCATTACGactgataaattaaaaaataaatgctatatCAGATTCATGTTAGTGATATGCTCACTATTTAGCATATTACTTCAAGTTCATTCAATGTTTATTTAGACATTGAAATTTCCAACATTAAGATTATTGATATTAGAATTTACATACAAAGCTATTTGACAACAATctgtaaaatctaatttataaatcttttaatatttaaaatctttaaatcgaattttttaggaatattttcaacactaaaaatttcaaaatcgaAAGCTTTATGCCTGAAAAAGTCTAAATTCAGAGTAACATATAAATGGCAAATCCAATTGAGATACATTGTTTAATCgttgtatgtaaaatgtatgatcgagaaagaaaaaaaaacaatttttaaatatcttgaaaaatttcatcaaactTGATCAAACTTGCTATCAATTTGCCaatattgctaacatttgACTATCTGAGTTATATTATAATCGGTGCGATCAATATGATCAGCAGTTTCAAGACAACATTTATTACGCGATGAATTTCTCTTCTTTCCCTTTCGCTTCTCTCGTTGCCGACGATGTATTATCGGGAGAAAAGATGGCACGTCAAAGAGGGGACCAACCGCAGCGACATTTTTAAGGCCTTTTCTCATAATCGGAATTTCGCGCTTGGTCGCGTACACGCAAAAGAAATCGATGGCGAAAATTGTGTTAtcaaaaaaagagaaagataaaaaagaaaaatattcaagaaacaaaaaaataatttaaatgcctcaaataattttaaataactcaaAATACCtcacaataattttcaaagattCATATAAAAACAGTGCAAAAAAATCGAACTATACTGTGTAACAATTACATAAATGACTATATAAGCACGCAACAATCTTACATAAGAGCAGTACCATGGAACTGTAATGTAATCATCAGCAGTCGTAAAATTGTGTACCGATCATGTAAATGTGTAAATAACAGCGAGATTTTTATTGCCAACTTTATAAAGAATGAATTTCACGATGTTCAGTTAAGTGGAAAGggcaataaaaagtttttttggaatatctgttaaataaaGACTGATATAATCTTGTTCTCTAACGAAGAAAGTGTTTCGATCAAACCGGATATTTTTCCCGAAAAGAATTCGAGAAATCGTTTAGAGACGGACGATCGAGGATCGAAAGTAGTGGTCGGGGAGACGCCTCTCGCACGTTTCACTCGGACTCGGTGGTGCAAAACttgataattacataataatacgCGACGTCGGATATAAAGCAAAAGATACCGGCGAAATGTGAAAAGCATAACAAACCGATAATAGAATCAGGAAGTCATCGCATATGTAATCAACGAATGTCAGGAATGCGATTCAAAACATTATgatttaagaagaaaaattcttccttataatagaaaaatccttccttataacagaaaaattattgaaattcctcttactttaacttttttaatttgtatatcttatatattaaaaaattttctttaaatttttattgtcttccaaaagaataatatgtaaataattcaaataaactttttaattgataatgaGAACATTCTactatttaaagttttaaaaagtcGATTCCACAATAGAAATGTGTTTTGGATCCATTTATTACGAAGGCATCGGAAAATATAGTTCGTTCCTCATTGAGACAGTAAATACGAAGAGATACACTTTCCCAATGCTTTTTTGTCGCTTTCCTGCTGCCACGCCCTGCTGCTACGAGAGAGTAAAACCTCGATGGATGACAGAATGATGGATGACAAAGAAAAGAGTGCGAAAAATATGACTACTTAATCATATTCGAAGTATATTGCCTGTACATTTCTACTTTTATCACATAAACTTTATCTATTCCATCAGTGTTCAAAGAAAGTAACGATGAAGCAAACCAAATTGAAATTGAGTGAAGTCGTATTTACAAAAGTGCGCGAAATGATCGCGATAACAATTAGAAGAataaaagagaagagagataATCGCATAATTTCCGTGCTGCGGAAGGTTTACCGGGTCGAGAAAGGAAGGTATTCGCGAGTTAGAGCCGCGCAATGACGGCGGCCTCGACCTTTCCGGAAAAGCTTGGAAATTGCAGTCAACGAACCCTGCGATTAGGCACGCTTGAAAGATCAACGATGCCCGTCGCTCGAGCCTTGCACGTACCAATGCAACACGTATTAATCTCGAATTGCCACCGTTC
Above is a genomic segment from Linepithema humile isolate Giens D197 chromosome 6, Lhum_UNIL_v1.0, whole genome shotgun sequence containing:
- the LOC105673047 gene encoding uncharacterized protein, which translates into the protein MRVNVTLVFVILVLGLADAARRRVRSTTAEAPKTTPASFVGRQLSFAEQPEELETLWDNFDIQRLDSRSEIWKNRNNASENNHDENIFSSGRQYPGLPSNPGDTNELPSPISPPPSKPPPPRPPPGCLGQRGQYESPASCANYLNCWDDVVIEQTCPAGLLFNAITGYCDFASNVNCGNRAPPTPKPALATGSKQCPDPNGRYRSSTNCSEFYICVGGKPIKFGCPRGLVYSDLLNVCDYTYNVDCKGAATPNPPPKQPSTESPESPSQPSPTLQPANPSQLPTRPPQPPTRPPQPPTRPPQPPTRPSQPPTRPPQPPTRPPQPPSSPPTPVTNPPQPPSYPTQPPSYPTQPPSYPTQPPVYPAQPTYPPAPPSYQPQPYPPPPAYSGNPWLSRIDPWHQRSSTSQLEIEKEKSKQQLLIDSELLSDQPAAHETETSSVVNPWTLFQVIPPELLNAQCNNGDIHRLNDACTNVVVCRNNRPQMVNCSPGFSYDKPSDSCKAFSVAKC